From Microbacterium sp. YJN-G, a single genomic window includes:
- a CDS encoding ThuA domain-containing protein, whose amino-acid sequence MTARKALVVRGGWDGHRPVEATDMFLPFLRENGFDVQVEDSNEIYADESVMEQVDLIVQSVTMSSISAEALKGLRRAVERGTGMAGWHGGIADSYRNSSDYLQLIGGQFATHPSKHPDSCAGDESDNFLCYTVDLTDLGREHEIMAGLEDFTLRTEQYWVLTDDLNDVLATTTHPVQPYHPWHRPIVSPTVWTRQWGAGRIFVATPGHSLVVLRDINVRTIIERGMLWASRTVSE is encoded by the coding sequence ATGACCGCACGCAAGGCGCTGGTCGTCCGCGGAGGCTGGGACGGGCACAGGCCGGTCGAGGCGACCGACATGTTCCTGCCGTTCCTGCGCGAGAACGGCTTCGATGTGCAGGTGGAGGACTCGAACGAGATCTACGCCGACGAATCGGTGATGGAACAGGTCGATCTGATCGTGCAGTCCGTGACGATGTCGAGCATCTCCGCCGAGGCACTGAAGGGACTTCGCCGTGCCGTCGAGCGCGGTACCGGCATGGCCGGGTGGCACGGCGGCATCGCCGACTCGTACCGCAACAGCTCCGACTACCTGCAGCTGATCGGCGGGCAGTTCGCGACGCATCCGTCGAAGCATCCGGATTCCTGCGCGGGCGACGAGTCCGACAACTTCCTCTGCTACACCGTCGACCTCACCGACCTCGGCCGCGAGCACGAGATCATGGCGGGCCTCGAGGACTTCACGCTGCGCACCGAGCAGTACTGGGTGCTCACCGACGACCTGAACGACGTGCTGGCCACCACCACCCATCCCGTGCAGCCGTACCACCCGTGGCACCGGCCGATCGTGTCGCCCACGGTGTGGACGCGGCAGTGGGGCGCGGGGCGCATATTCGTGGCGACGCCGGGGCACAGCCTCGTCGTGCTGCGCGATATCAACGTACGCACGATCATCGAGAGAGGAATGCTGTGGGCCAGCCGCACGGTATCGGAATAG
- a CDS encoding SixA phosphatase family protein has translation MKTLLLARHAKSDWGIHGLSDHDRPLNGRGRRDAPMMAQRLANEGLRLGRIVSSTAVRARSTADEYAAAHGIPVVEEAALYAASARTILEVASAIPDDIDVAMLVGHNPGMHDAVAELTGAFVEFPTCAIAECAVDVGSWAELIEGSGRMLRLRMPRDGE, from the coding sequence ATGAAGACGCTGCTGCTCGCCCGTCATGCCAAGTCCGACTGGGGCATCCACGGCCTCTCAGACCACGACCGGCCGCTCAACGGCCGCGGACGGCGCGACGCACCGATGATGGCACAGCGGCTCGCGAATGAAGGACTGCGGCTCGGCCGGATCGTCTCGAGCACCGCCGTGCGCGCCCGCAGCACCGCCGACGAGTACGCGGCAGCGCACGGCATCCCCGTCGTCGAGGAGGCGGCCCTGTACGCGGCATCCGCCCGGACCATCCTCGAGGTCGCCTCGGCGATCCCGGATGACATCGACGTCGCGATGCTCGTCGGGCACAACCCCGGGATGCACGATGCGGTCGCCGAGCTCACGGGCGCGTTCGTGGAGTTCCCGACCTGCGCGATCGCGGAGTGCGCGGTCGACGTCGGCTCATGGGCGGAGCTGATCGAGGGATCGGGACGGATGCTGCGACTGCGGATGCCGCGCGACGGCGAATGA
- the rlmN gene encoding 23S rRNA (adenine(2503)-C(2))-methyltransferase RlmN, which translates to MTETPRIRTTKPRATTQVRPATEGWTQKKDAEGRPLLQFASPKRGKPPVHLADLTPAERVEKVKELGLPGFRAKQLATHYFTHYTSDPEQMTDLPAAQRDELVTGMLPPLMTEVRRLETDRGDTIKFLWRLHDGALVESVLMRYPGRITLCVSSQAGCGMNCPFCATGQAGLTRNMSTAEIIEQIVRANRAIANGELGGKRRDDHSMERVSNIVFMGMGEPLANYKRVMDAVRVMVAPRPDGLGMSARGITVSTVGLVPAIRKLADENIPVTFALSLHAPDDQLRDELIPVNSRWKVDEALDAAREYFEKTGRRVSIEYALIKDMNDHGWRADLLAEKLNARGRGWVHVNPIPLNPTPGSIWTSSDIDVQNEFVRRLNDAGIPTTLRDTRGKEIDGACGQLVATTEDEAAAAAMA; encoded by the coding sequence ATGACCGAGACCCCGCGCATCCGCACGACCAAGCCCCGTGCGACGACCCAGGTGCGCCCTGCGACCGAGGGGTGGACGCAGAAGAAGGATGCCGAAGGCCGGCCGCTGCTGCAGTTCGCCAGCCCCAAGCGCGGCAAGCCGCCCGTGCACCTGGCCGATCTGACCCCCGCCGAGCGCGTCGAGAAGGTCAAGGAGCTCGGGCTGCCCGGCTTCCGCGCCAAGCAGCTGGCCACCCACTACTTCACGCACTACACCTCCGACCCCGAGCAGATGACCGACCTGCCGGCCGCCCAGCGCGACGAGCTCGTCACGGGCATGCTGCCGCCGCTGATGACCGAGGTGCGCCGGCTCGAGACCGACCGCGGCGATACGATCAAGTTCCTGTGGCGCCTGCACGACGGCGCGCTCGTCGAGTCGGTGCTCATGCGCTACCCGGGCCGCATCACGCTGTGTGTGTCGAGCCAGGCCGGCTGCGGCATGAACTGCCCGTTCTGCGCCACCGGCCAGGCCGGGCTCACCCGCAACATGTCGACCGCCGAGATCATCGAGCAGATCGTGCGCGCCAACCGTGCAATCGCGAACGGTGAGCTGGGCGGCAAGCGCCGCGACGACCACTCCATGGAGCGCGTCTCGAACATCGTCTTCATGGGGATGGGCGAGCCGCTGGCCAACTACAAGCGGGTCATGGATGCCGTGCGCGTCATGGTCGCCCCGCGGCCCGACGGCCTCGGCATGAGCGCCCGCGGCATCACCGTGTCGACGGTCGGCCTGGTGCCCGCGATCCGCAAGCTCGCCGACGAGAACATCCCGGTCACCTTCGCGCTCTCGCTGCACGCCCCGGATGACCAGCTGCGCGACGAGCTGATCCCGGTGAACTCGCGCTGGAAGGTCGATGAGGCACTGGATGCTGCCCGCGAGTACTTCGAGAAGACCGGCCGGCGTGTCTCGATCGAGTATGCGCTGATCAAGGACATGAACGACCACGGGTGGCGTGCGGATCTGCTGGCGGAGAAGCTCAATGCGCGCGGTCGCGGCTGGGTGCACGTGAACCCGATCCCGCTGAACCCGACGCCCGGATCGATCTGGACCTCATCCGACATCGACGTGCAGAACGAGTTCGTGCGCCGTCTCAACGACGCCGGCATCCCGACGACCCTGCGCGACACCCGCGGCAAGGAGATCGACGGAGCCTGCGGTCAGCTCGTGGCGACCACCGAGGACGAGGCCGCTGCCGCGGCGATGGCCTGA
- a CDS encoding DUF4407 domain-containing protein: MSSYSAHRPGRMDSQGRISFESDAPDGGVADDDLDFLRQYEPAGAEASETDAVDDGGAGGGSADGGAGGGADREPPRQRPARAARAPRQKRERTPGSRLRTLAILGGADGPILDRVPGETPRFVQMFFVLLGTALVSAISMLFALTTGVQVAIWVAVPLAIVWAAIIFNLDRFLTSTMTSTRSVGKLLALALPRVAMAALIGFLVAEPLVLQVFHNDIAREVASTNIVQAQSDQGALEDGPEKKALDAASARVAALENQAATGVVAGTESGSATTDAAQATVDDVTAKMAEQQKVIDAARALYQCELTGEGAGEVPGCTGVNGEGSSSDAAKAQLAQAQQTYDALAGQLRTANDDLAAADAASRENTSASEATNRQQAKDQLPAAQQSYQDALAVYNARADSVAQGNAGAVGLLSQITGLNRLGEKEPAIFWAHWLIAALFFMIELLPVIVKVLTSWGEPSLYERTAAIRKQVELDRVTADGFRDRASIVTAPDAAASASAASASAAAAGAAAPTEPLTRADLRETAPV, translated from the coding sequence ATGTCCTCCTATTCCGCGCATCGCCCTGGACGGATGGATTCCCAGGGGCGGATCTCGTTCGAGTCCGACGCCCCCGACGGCGGGGTCGCCGACGACGACCTCGACTTCCTGCGGCAGTACGAGCCGGCCGGTGCAGAGGCGTCCGAGACGGATGCCGTGGATGACGGCGGCGCTGGTGGCGGCAGCGCGGACGGGGGCGCTGGTGGCGGCGCGGACAGGGAGCCGCCCCGGCAGCGCCCTGCGCGCGCGGCCAGGGCGCCGCGGCAGAAGCGCGAGCGCACCCCGGGCTCGCGACTGCGCACGCTCGCGATCCTCGGCGGCGCCGACGGACCGATCCTCGACCGGGTGCCCGGCGAGACGCCCCGCTTCGTGCAGATGTTCTTCGTGCTGCTCGGCACCGCGCTCGTGTCGGCCATCTCGATGCTCTTCGCCCTCACCACGGGCGTGCAGGTCGCGATCTGGGTCGCCGTGCCGCTCGCGATCGTGTGGGCGGCCATCATCTTCAACCTCGACCGCTTCCTCACCTCGACCATGACGTCGACGCGCAGCGTGGGCAAGCTGCTCGCGCTCGCCCTTCCCCGTGTGGCGATGGCCGCGCTGATCGGCTTCCTGGTCGCCGAGCCGCTCGTGCTGCAGGTGTTCCACAACGACATCGCCCGCGAAGTGGCATCCACGAACATCGTCCAGGCGCAGTCCGACCAGGGCGCGCTCGAGGACGGACCCGAGAAGAAGGCCCTGGATGCGGCATCCGCCCGCGTCGCCGCACTCGAGAACCAGGCCGCCACCGGTGTCGTCGCCGGCACCGAGTCGGGGTCGGCCACCACGGATGCCGCGCAGGCCACCGTCGACGACGTCACCGCGAAGATGGCCGAGCAGCAGAAGGTCATCGACGCGGCCCGCGCGCTGTATCAGTGCGAGCTGACCGGTGAGGGCGCAGGCGAGGTGCCCGGATGCACCGGCGTGAACGGCGAGGGCTCCAGCTCGGATGCCGCGAAGGCGCAGCTCGCCCAGGCGCAGCAGACCTACGACGCCCTGGCCGGGCAGCTGCGCACGGCCAACGACGACCTTGCCGCCGCCGACGCCGCGTCGCGCGAGAACACCTCGGCCTCCGAGGCGACCAACCGCCAGCAGGCGAAGGACCAGCTGCCAGCCGCGCAGCAGAGCTACCAGGACGCGCTCGCCGTGTACAACGCCCGCGCCGACTCGGTCGCCCAGGGCAACGCAGGCGCTGTCGGGCTGCTCAGCCAGATCACCGGCCTGAACCGGCTCGGTGAGAAGGAGCCCGCGATCTTCTGGGCGCACTGGCTGATCGCCGCGCTGTTCTTCATGATCGAGCTGCTGCCCGTGATCGTGAAGGTGCTCACCAGCTGGGGCGAGCCCTCGCTCTACGAGCGCACGGCTGCGATCCGCAAGCAGGTCGAGCTCGACCGGGTCACCGCGGACGGGTTCCGCGACCGCGCGTCTATCGTCACGGCCCCGGATGCCGCGGCATCCGCCTCTGCCGCATCCGCCTCGGCCGCGGCGGCCGGCGCCGCCGCCCCGACCGAACCGCTCACCCGCGCCGACCTGCGCGAGACCGCACCCGTCTGA
- a CDS encoding NAD(P)H-dependent oxidoreductase, whose translation MPSTPSSALVIDGHPDSRSLTAELARRYAAAHGDAQVLALRDLEFDPHLRYGYRERMTLEPDLVDARAALHAAENVVVATPLWWGSVPAVLKGFFDRALLPQQEYRYSAAGLPVGLIPATRGRLLLLADTPWFFAPITGLPAQTQVARNTMRLCGIRSVRTHRMLGVKDAAEARIARWLDRAAQLGAADGPRDRRDAQARSGAALSAATMIA comes from the coding sequence ATGCCTTCCACCCCGTCTTCCGCCCTCGTCATCGACGGCCACCCCGACTCCCGTTCCCTGACCGCCGAGCTCGCGCGCCGCTATGCCGCCGCCCACGGAGATGCGCAGGTGCTCGCCCTGCGCGATCTCGAGTTCGATCCGCACCTGCGCTACGGCTACCGCGAGCGGATGACCCTCGAGCCCGACCTCGTCGACGCCCGCGCCGCGCTGCACGCGGCCGAGAACGTCGTCGTGGCGACCCCGCTGTGGTGGGGATCGGTGCCCGCCGTGCTGAAGGGCTTCTTCGACCGCGCGCTGCTGCCCCAGCAGGAGTACCGCTACAGCGCGGCCGGGCTGCCGGTCGGCCTGATCCCGGCGACGCGGGGCCGGCTGCTGCTGCTCGCCGACACCCCGTGGTTCTTCGCCCCGATCACGGGCCTGCCCGCCCAGACCCAGGTCGCGCGGAACACGATGCGGCTGTGCGGCATCCGCTCGGTGCGCACCCACCGGATGCTGGGCGTCAAGGACGCCGCCGAGGCGCGCATCGCGCGCTGGCTCGACCGCGCCGCGCAGCTGGGGGCCGCCGACGGCCCGCGCGACCGGCGGGATGCCCAGGCCCGCAGCGGCGCCGCACTCAGCGCCGCGACGATGATCGCGTGA
- a CDS encoding LacI family DNA-binding transcriptional regulator has translation MSPTSRVTLARVAAEAGVSVSTASRALRGRGEMSADTRTRIMRAAGELGYTFAGETRGRPRGGTSRVIDLVFGHFHDPYTDEVVAGARTTAADLRYDLVLTTDRADPDDDWPHRIRARGSAGVILGLLMPTAAQLALMQRAAIPVVLLDPPSDVRVKLPSIRTTDRAGGVAAAEHLVDRGVRRFILIGGAPAYRYGRARIDGFLDALNRLAPGAPLVRTDAEWSGAHARSRCARALAELPGEGPIGLFACNDEMAAGAYRAIADAGLTIPHDARVVGFDDVRGARWLHPPLTTIRQPIREMGAAAVHTLVRAIEGEAVADAVVELPTELVPRGSTAASSSASRPSAPAPQRPPTREPVPWEV, from the coding sequence ATGTCTCCCACCTCGCGAGTGACGCTCGCCCGCGTCGCCGCCGAGGCGGGGGTCAGCGTGTCCACGGCCTCGCGCGCCCTGCGCGGACGCGGCGAGATGAGCGCCGACACCCGAACCCGGATCATGCGGGCCGCCGGTGAGCTCGGCTACACCTTCGCCGGCGAGACCCGGGGCCGGCCGCGCGGAGGCACCTCGCGCGTGATCGACCTCGTCTTCGGGCACTTCCACGACCCGTACACCGACGAGGTGGTCGCGGGGGCGCGCACCACGGCGGCTGATCTGCGCTACGACCTCGTGCTCACCACCGACCGGGCCGATCCCGACGACGACTGGCCGCACCGCATCCGCGCCCGCGGCAGCGCCGGGGTGATCCTCGGGCTTCTGATGCCGACCGCGGCGCAGCTGGCGCTGATGCAGCGGGCGGCCATCCCCGTCGTGCTGCTGGACCCGCCATCCGACGTACGCGTGAAGCTGCCGAGCATCCGCACCACCGACCGCGCGGGCGGCGTGGCCGCCGCCGAGCACCTCGTCGATCGCGGCGTGCGGCGGTTCATCCTCATCGGCGGCGCCCCGGCGTACCGGTACGGGCGCGCCAGGATCGACGGGTTCCTCGATGCGCTGAACCGGCTCGCGCCCGGTGCGCCGCTCGTGCGCACGGATGCCGAGTGGAGCGGCGCCCACGCCCGAAGCCGCTGCGCGCGGGCCCTCGCCGAGCTGCCCGGCGAGGGGCCGATCGGCCTGTTCGCGTGCAACGACGAGATGGCGGCCGGCGCTTACCGGGCGATCGCGGATGCGGGGCTCACCATCCCGCACGATGCCCGGGTGGTGGGCTTCGACGATGTGCGGGGAGCCCGCTGGCTGCATCCGCCGCTGACCACGATCCGTCAGCCGATCCGCGAGATGGGCGCGGCGGCCGTGCACACGCTCGTCCGCGCGATCGAGGGTGAGGCGGTCGCGGATGCGGTCGTCGAGCTACCCACCGAGCTGGTGCCGCGCGGTTCCACGGCGGCATCCTCCTCGGCATCCCGCCCCAGCGCCCCAGCGCCCCAGCGTCCTCCCACCCGTGAGCCCGTACCCTGGGAGGTATGA
- a CDS encoding aldo/keto reductase family protein has protein sequence MVNYRYLGNSGLKVSEITYGNWVTHASQVDDTAAIATVHAALDAGITTFDTADTYANTAAEVVLGKALAGQRRAGLEIFTKVYFPTGPKGPNDTGLSRKHIMESIDGSLQRLGTDYVDLYQAHRYDHETPLEETMQAFADIVRAGKALYIGVSEWTAEQLREGHALSRQLGFQLISNQPQYSMLHRVIEGKVVPTSESLGISQIVWSPMAQGVLSGKYLPGQPVPDGSRATDPHSGAHFIESLLRDDILEAVQKLKPIAAEAGLSMPQLAIAWVLQNKNVAAALVGASRPEQLAETVKASGVVLDADTMAAIDTALAGVVNDDPEDTYSVSPRARLV, from the coding sequence ATGGTCAACTATCGCTATCTCGGAAACAGCGGACTCAAGGTCTCGGAGATCACCTACGGCAACTGGGTGACGCACGCTTCGCAGGTGGATGACACCGCCGCGATCGCGACGGTGCACGCGGCACTGGATGCCGGCATCACCACGTTCGACACAGCCGACACCTACGCCAACACCGCCGCCGAGGTCGTGCTCGGCAAGGCGCTCGCCGGTCAGCGCCGCGCGGGTCTCGAGATCTTCACGAAGGTGTACTTCCCGACCGGCCCGAAGGGCCCCAACGACACCGGACTCAGCCGCAAGCACATCATGGAGTCGATCGACGGGTCGCTGCAGCGACTCGGCACCGACTACGTCGACCTGTACCAGGCGCACCGCTACGACCACGAGACCCCGCTCGAAGAGACGATGCAGGCGTTCGCCGACATCGTGCGTGCGGGCAAGGCGCTGTACATCGGCGTCTCGGAGTGGACCGCCGAGCAGCTGCGCGAGGGCCACGCGCTGTCGCGGCAGCTGGGGTTCCAGCTGATCTCCAACCAGCCGCAGTACTCGATGCTGCACCGCGTGATCGAGGGCAAGGTCGTGCCGACCTCCGAGAGCCTGGGCATCTCGCAGATCGTCTGGTCGCCGATGGCGCAGGGCGTGCTCAGCGGCAAGTACCTGCCCGGTCAGCCGGTGCCCGACGGGTCGCGCGCCACCGACCCGCACTCGGGCGCGCACTTCATCGAGAGCCTGCTGCGGGATGACATCCTCGAGGCGGTGCAGAAGCTCAAGCCCATCGCGGCGGAAGCCGGCCTGTCGATGCCGCAGCTCGCGATCGCGTGGGTGCTGCAGAACAAGAACGTCGCCGCGGCGCTCGTCGGAGCCTCGCGCCCCGAACAGCTCGCCGAGACGGTCAAGGCATCCGGGGTCGTGCTGGACGCAGACACCATGGCCGCGATCGACACGGCTCTCGCCGGCGTCGTCAACGACGACCCCGAGGACACCTACTCGGTCTCCCCGCGCGCCCGCCTCGTCTGA
- a CDS encoding carbohydrate ABC transporter permease, whose translation MTTMTGPAAARSSITETRRMTVPNPASAPRGPRKVTVGGVVRVVGLGLWLIITLFPLYWIALTSFKSPGTINTYPIEYWPSEPSLQNYISLFEKSSFGVFLANSAIVAVTAGAVATVIALLSAYVLARFEFRGKGAVLIAFLLTQMIPAFIALGPLYSMMSDLGLVDTKPGLILVYIAICIPFSTVMLRGFFENVPDALEEAAMIDGCSRLGALFRVLVPVMTPGIIAAFIFNFVNCWNELFLSVVLMNTDANRTVPSALNGFISTFNIDWGSMSAAAVLTILPTMAMFALASRWIVAGLTSGAVKE comes from the coding sequence ATGACCACCATGACAGGCCCCGCGGCCGCCCGCTCGTCGATCACCGAGACCCGTCGCATGACCGTGCCGAATCCAGCATCCGCTCCCCGCGGACCGCGCAAGGTGACCGTCGGCGGGGTCGTCCGCGTCGTCGGACTCGGCCTGTGGCTGATCATCACGCTGTTCCCGCTGTACTGGATCGCGCTGACCTCGTTCAAGTCGCCGGGGACGATCAACACCTATCCGATCGAGTACTGGCCCAGCGAACCGTCGCTGCAGAACTACATCAGCCTGTTCGAGAAGAGCTCGTTCGGCGTGTTCCTGGCCAACTCGGCGATCGTGGCCGTCACCGCCGGTGCGGTGGCGACGGTGATCGCGCTGCTCAGCGCGTACGTGCTGGCGCGGTTCGAGTTCCGCGGCAAGGGCGCGGTGCTCATCGCCTTTCTGCTCACGCAGATGATCCCGGCGTTCATCGCGTTGGGGCCGCTGTACTCGATGATGAGCGATCTCGGCCTGGTCGACACCAAGCCCGGCCTGATCCTGGTGTACATCGCGATCTGCATCCCGTTCTCGACGGTGATGCTGCGCGGTTTCTTCGAGAACGTCCCCGACGCGCTCGAAGAGGCGGCCATGATCGACGGATGCTCGCGCCTGGGCGCCCTGTTCCGGGTGCTGGTGCCGGTGATGACGCCGGGCATCATCGCCGCGTTCATCTTCAACTTCGTCAACTGCTGGAACGAGCTGTTCCTGTCGGTGGTGCTGATGAACACCGATGCGAACCGCACGGTGCCCTCGGCGCTGAACGGCTTCATCTCGACGTTCAACATCGACTGGGGCTCGATGAGCGCCGCGGCGGTGCTGACGATCCTGCCGACCATGGCGATGTTCGCGCTCGCCAGCCGCTGGATCGTCGCCGGCCTCACCTCCGGCGCCGTGAAGGAGTGA
- a CDS encoding Gfo/Idh/MocA family protein, whose protein sequence is MTTRLRVAIIGTGFMGRMHAHAWRTAPRFFDLSPAPEAALLVGSDAARTDAAAAAFGIPEASDDWRAAIARDDIDIVDICTPGHTHAEIALAALSAGKHVLCEKPLANDVADADRMAAAAEDAASRGIVSMCGFSYRRTPALSLAKRLIDDGRVGEIRHVRAQYLQDWLTNPDAPFTWRLDRDRAGSGALGDIGAHSIDTAQWLAGSAITGVSATLRTFVASRPRLDERVGLGGHGAPGAPHERVTVDDAAAFTATFENGALGVFEATRMAAGHRNANRIEINGDRGSIAFDFSFMNELQFHDAQLPAGEQGFRRIDATEPEHPYAGAWWPAGHGLGYEHLFTHQSVDFVRAIAGGTAPQPGFADAARVQRVLAAVEASAADESRYTAVEGARS, encoded by the coding sequence ATGACGACCCGACTGCGAGTGGCCATCATCGGCACCGGCTTCATGGGCCGCATGCACGCCCACGCGTGGCGGACGGCGCCCCGCTTCTTCGATCTCTCCCCCGCCCCCGAAGCAGCCCTGCTCGTCGGCAGTGACGCCGCCCGCACGGATGCCGCAGCCGCCGCGTTCGGCATCCCCGAGGCGTCCGATGACTGGCGGGCCGCGATCGCGCGGGACGACATCGACATCGTCGACATCTGCACACCGGGGCACACGCACGCCGAGATCGCCCTCGCCGCGCTCAGCGCCGGCAAGCACGTGCTGTGCGAGAAACCCCTCGCCAACGACGTCGCCGACGCCGATCGGATGGCGGCGGCCGCCGAGGACGCGGCCTCGCGCGGGATCGTCAGCATGTGCGGGTTCAGCTACCGCCGCACGCCCGCCCTGTCACTGGCCAAGAGGCTCATCGACGACGGCCGTGTCGGCGAGATCCGCCACGTGCGCGCCCAGTACCTGCAGGACTGGCTGACCAACCCCGACGCCCCGTTCACCTGGCGACTCGACCGAGACCGGGCCGGCTCCGGGGCACTCGGCGACATCGGCGCACACAGCATCGACACCGCGCAGTGGCTCGCCGGCTCGGCGATCACCGGGGTCTCGGCGACCCTGCGCACCTTCGTCGCATCCCGCCCGCGCCTCGACGAACGTGTGGGACTGGGCGGTCACGGCGCTCCCGGCGCTCCGCACGAGCGGGTCACGGTCGACGACGCGGCCGCCTTCACCGCCACCTTCGAGAACGGCGCCCTCGGCGTCTTCGAGGCCACGCGCATGGCGGCCGGTCACCGCAACGCGAACCGCATCGAGATCAACGGTGACCGCGGCTCGATCGCCTTCGACTTCTCGTTCATGAACGAGCTGCAGTTCCACGACGCGCAGCTTCCCGCCGGCGAGCAGGGGTTCCGCCGCATCGACGCGACCGAGCCCGAGCATCCGTACGCCGGCGCCTGGTGGCCCGCCGGGCACGGCCTGGGCTACGAGCACCTGTTCACCCACCAGTCCGTCGACTTCGTCCGCGCGATCGCCGGCGGCACCGCCCCGCAGCCCGGCTTCGCCGACGCCGCCCGGGTGCAGCGCGTGCTGGCCGCCGTCGAGGCGAGCGCGGCCGACGAGAGCCGGTACACCGCAGTGGAAGGAGCGCGCTCATGA
- a CDS encoding TetR/AcrR family transcriptional regulator has translation MSSSRSGYHHGDLAQALEAAAMQLLATKPAAEISLREVARAADVSHNAPYHHFADRRGLLKTLAERSMAQLVADVRTALERADDPTAALVAAGQAYIRFALERSNAFDVIYDPTVCVPGSPSEAMAPLIAELEQRLAGAVVAAGLSDDDATPVWGLVHGLGTLAAAGHFPAEVALGSAETAIRRMLSA, from the coding sequence ATGTCAAGTTCTCGTTCGGGGTACCACCACGGCGATCTGGCACAGGCGCTGGAGGCTGCCGCGATGCAGCTGCTCGCCACGAAGCCGGCTGCCGAGATCAGCCTGCGCGAGGTCGCGCGCGCCGCGGACGTCAGCCACAACGCGCCGTACCACCACTTCGCCGACAGGCGCGGGCTGCTCAAGACGCTGGCCGAGCGCAGCATGGCGCAGCTGGTCGCCGACGTGCGCACCGCGCTCGAGCGCGCCGACGACCCGACCGCGGCCCTCGTGGCGGCGGGGCAGGCCTACATCCGCTTCGCGCTCGAGCGCAGCAACGCCTTCGACGTGATCTACGACCCGACCGTCTGCGTGCCTGGTTCACCCAGCGAGGCGATGGCCCCGCTCATCGCCGAGCTGGAGCAGAGGCTCGCCGGTGCTGTCGTGGCGGCCGGTCTGAGCGACGACGACGCGACGCCGGTGTGGGGGCTGGTGCACGGGCTGGGCACCCTCGCGGCCGCGGGGCACTTCCCCGCAGAGGTCGCCCTCGGCTCGGCCGAGACCGCGATCCGTCGGATGCTGTCCGCCTGA
- a CDS encoding carbohydrate ABC transporter permease yields MSLRIREGGSAGIAGGAAPSRRRAFRARHGLTLLAFMAPAIVFVCWFTYAPMLQGARMAFHDWNLWDLTSTPFVGLDNFVAVFQDPSFPTVAWNSVLWVVASLVPQLVIGFLIALALRKRFRFRGLYQALVFFPWAVSGFLIGMLFRWMFNAEFGVVNDLLLKAGLIEAPLPWLADPKLAMFAVIAANVWYGVTFFAIMILAALQSVPDDVLEAASIDGAGKARQLFSLIIPYISMTLFLTVLLRVIWIFNFPDIIWAMTGGGPANQTHIVTTWMINYTQQGNYGIASAIGLIVVAFLFVFCAFYLMAMRRAQR; encoded by the coding sequence GTGTCGCTTCGCATCCGCGAGGGTGGCTCCGCCGGCATCGCCGGCGGGGCCGCCCCCTCGCGCCGCCGCGCCTTCCGCGCCCGGCACGGTCTCACCCTGCTGGCGTTCATGGCGCCGGCGATCGTCTTCGTCTGCTGGTTCACCTACGCGCCGATGCTGCAGGGCGCCCGCATGGCCTTCCACGACTGGAACCTGTGGGACCTGACCTCGACGCCGTTCGTCGGGCTCGACAACTTCGTCGCCGTCTTCCAGGACCCGTCGTTCCCCACCGTGGCGTGGAACTCCGTGCTGTGGGTGGTCGCCTCGCTCGTACCCCAGCTGGTGATCGGCTTTCTCATCGCCCTCGCCCTGCGCAAGCGGTTCCGCTTTCGCGGGCTCTACCAGGCGCTGGTGTTCTTCCCCTGGGCGGTCTCGGGCTTCCTGATCGGGATGCTGTTCCGCTGGATGTTCAATGCCGAGTTCGGCGTGGTCAACGACCTGCTCCTGAAGGCCGGCCTCATCGAGGCCCCGCTGCCGTGGCTGGCCGATCCGAAGCTGGCCATGTTCGCGGTGATCGCCGCGAACGTCTGGTACGGCGTGACCTTCTTCGCGATCATGATCCTCGCCGCTCTGCAGTCGGTGCCAGACGACGTGCTCGAGGCGGCCAGCATCGACGGCGCAGGCAAGGCGCGTCAGCTGTTCTCGCTCATCATCCCGTACATCTCGATGACGCTGTTCCTCACCGTGCTGCTGCGCGTGATCTGGATCTTCAACTTCCCCGACATCATCTGGGCGATGACCGGCGGCGGCCCCGCCAACCAGACCCACATCGTGACCACCTGGATGATCAACTACACCCAGCAGGGCAACTATGGCATCGCCAGCGCGATCGGCCTGATCGTCGTGGCGTTCCTGTTCGTGTTCTGCGCGTTCTACCTGATGGCGATGCGGAGGGCTCAGCGATGA